One Nitrospira sp. DNA window includes the following coding sequences:
- a CDS encoding putative iron-regulated membrane protein has product MTHETDKTAPLPHSGSQPAGPVSTTEPTRKALRKFWLQLHFYVGLVAGGLFVLTSLTGSLLVFYKTIDEWLNPEQLLVRPTESFQPLEHIVAAARASHPDWPHPDNMTFPRHDRDTFQAWFRIPGGMPRESHWHVVTVDPYSGRVLSERRWGAYLVSFVYELHQSLLLEETGETLVGLLACLLMLSVGTGLYLWWPRQGTLRRAFSFKPGTSIIRRHYDLHKLAGIASALVLCLLAGTGFYLAFPGAVIPIVKLFSPVRDESSRTEPRSTILAGADALPIEQVMAIARRTLPEATVTWLGFPSGAEGTYSVGLRLPGEVREVEGQSQVWIDQYSGAVLHVQDWRHFTGGETLVAWLFPLHNGEAFGLTGRWIVLVTGFAPALLYVTAVRMWWLKRCARLRQRCG; this is encoded by the coding sequence ATGACGCACGAGACGGACAAAACCGCACCTCTTCCGCATTCCGGCTCCCAACCGGCCGGGCCTGTTTCGACGACCGAGCCCACCCGCAAGGCCTTGAGGAAATTCTGGTTACAGCTCCATTTCTATGTGGGATTGGTGGCCGGAGGCCTGTTCGTGCTGACCAGCCTGACCGGCAGCCTGCTGGTCTTTTATAAGACGATCGACGAATGGCTGAATCCGGAACAACTCCTGGTCCGGCCCACCGAATCGTTTCAACCGCTGGAGCACATCGTCGCAGCAGCACGAGCCTCCCACCCGGATTGGCCCCATCCGGACAATATGACCTTTCCCCGGCACGACAGAGATACCTTTCAAGCCTGGTTCAGAATCCCTGGAGGCATGCCGAGGGAATCTCATTGGCACGTGGTGACGGTCGATCCCTACAGCGGTCGCGTGCTGAGCGAACGGCGGTGGGGCGCCTACCTGGTTTCCTTTGTGTACGAACTGCATCAGTCGTTGCTGCTGGAGGAGACCGGCGAGACCCTTGTCGGGCTGTTGGCCTGCTTGCTCATGCTCTCTGTAGGAACAGGGCTCTATCTCTGGTGGCCGAGGCAGGGAACATTGCGCCGCGCATTCTCGTTCAAACCAGGAACGAGCATCATCCGGCGCCACTACGATCTACACAAGCTCGCCGGGATCGCAAGCGCTCTCGTTCTGTGCCTGCTCGCAGGCACCGGCTTCTACCTGGCATTTCCCGGTGCGGTGATTCCGATCGTCAAACTCTTTTCTCCCGTGCGAGACGAGTCCTCAAGAACCGAACCCCGTTCGACGATCCTTGCCGGAGCCGACGCCCTTCCCATCGAACAGGTGATGGCCATCGCGCGAAGGACCCTCCCGGAGGCCACCGTCACGTGGCTCGGATTTCCTTCCGGCGCAGAGGGTACCTATTCAGTGGGCCTGCGCCTGCCTGGTGAAGTGCGCGAGGTAGAAGGGCAGAGCCAGGTATGGATCGATCAGTACAGCGGCGCGGTGCTCCACGTGCAGGATTGGCGACACTTCACGGGCGGCGAAACCCTCGTCGCCTGGCTGTTTCCCCTCCACAACGGCGAAGCCTTTGGATTGACCGGACGTTGGATCGTGCTCGTCACCGGCTTCGCGCCGGCGCTGCTCTATGTGACCGCGGTGCGCATGTGGTGGCTGAAACGTTGCGCGCGACTGCGCCAACGTTGCGGATAA
- a CDS encoding Ferric uptake regulation protein FUR → MKALPTAIGSLKNKRSAQKAIDRLRSSLERSGLKWSLQREQIVTAFLQQDHITIRGLYGLLNSNGRRAPLNTIYRTMRVLCEKGFAQARCFGEEMHYDNILTKGDHDHLICTHCGYIVEFEDQAIEGLRRQIAAANGFHLTARNLELYGVCAACRTEGPASATA, encoded by the coding sequence ATGAAGGCTCTTCCAACAGCCATTGGTTCGTTGAAAAACAAGCGTTCGGCGCAAAAGGCCATCGATCGACTTCGATCGAGCCTGGAGCGATCCGGCTTGAAATGGAGCCTGCAGCGCGAACAGATCGTCACGGCTTTCCTGCAACAGGATCACATCACCATCCGCGGCCTCTACGGCTTGCTCAATAGCAACGGCCGTCGAGCCCCTCTCAACACGATTTATCGGACGATGCGCGTGTTGTGTGAAAAGGGGTTTGCGCAGGCTCGGTGTTTCGGAGAGGAAATGCACTATGACAATATTTTGACGAAGGGCGATCACGACCACCTGATCTGTACCCACTGTGGCTACATCGTCGAGTTTGAAGATCAGGCCATCGAGGGGTTGCGCAGGCAGATTGCTGCGGCCAATGGGTTTCATCTCACCGCTCGGAATCTCGAACTGTATGGAGTGTGTGCCGCTTGCCGAACAGAAGGTCCCGCGTCCGCCACGGCGTAG
- a CDS encoding Ferrichrome-iron receptor: protein MQRSWRVALTLSVSAILAQTTTGFSYGVDNLVEGRTTNRILLAQQVAAVESPEALDFQIPPQPLGSAMTAFADQANYRLLIPSHMTEGIDTNGVTGRHTPEEALGILLGGTGLSYRMTETRTLTLERTARPMDQPTHSEAAPKPVKVPEIVVKEVEEHDYAVDDSSSVMRIPVPIEETPRSVEVVTRQVLDDQRIIRFSEALRNVSGTSQSSTQGGQGGTFMIRGFASDLNVFKNGFRDDSTFSSRVQRDIINIERIDVVKGPPSYLYGRSDPGGVINQITKAPLKEKYYSGEMIIGSYGLYRPQVDVGGPLNESKTLTYRFNGMYESADSYRDGVKTERFFLAPTFGWDLGSRTTFRFEGEYLYDKSPIDRGLVAFGNGVAPIPVSRFLGDPTRRGETQQGKATLTFLHQFNEMFRWRTAFRAAVTKSGYSSLESNFLDETTGLLNLARYEIPTTVQSHYLQNELHGTFSTGPIKHKTILGIELGREVSSARAFGDFGIPGSFINIFNPSDRLFIDSALTKFSDTKQVNNIIGGYFGDHISLLDNLHVHAGGRLDLFEQNLTNRPDDFTPTQSESSQTNRAFSPSIGVAYLPWKPITLYANYTESFAPQAAGSRSINNTLFNPERGKALEGGIKLQALDDRLRANITVFDIRKKNVLTADPLNGFFFSVATGQQRSKGIEFDIAGRILPGWDVIANYAYIDARVTQDLLFQVGSRVPNSALHQGSLWTTYFFQEGVVKGFGAGIGLYAQGKRNGIFQCQDPANCQAPFDLPGFVRMDAALYYRKQEIFNKTNLLAALNFTNLLDQRYFTGAQNFREIVYTGAPFTMIGSLKFEFH, encoded by the coding sequence ATGCAGCGATCATGGCGAGTAGCGCTCACCCTGTCCGTCTCGGCGATCCTCGCCCAGACCACCACCGGCTTCTCCTACGGCGTCGACAACCTCGTCGAGGGCCGCACCACCAATCGGATTCTTCTGGCGCAACAGGTCGCCGCGGTGGAGTCGCCGGAAGCGCTGGACTTTCAGATTCCGCCGCAGCCGCTGGGTTCGGCCATGACCGCGTTCGCCGATCAAGCCAATTACCGTCTCCTGATCCCGTCCCATATGACGGAAGGAATCGACACCAACGGCGTGACAGGCCGCCATACACCGGAGGAGGCCCTTGGCATCCTCCTGGGCGGAACCGGCCTCAGCTATCGCATGACCGAAACCCGCACCCTGACCCTCGAACGAACCGCACGTCCAATGGACCAGCCCACTCACAGCGAAGCCGCCCCAAAACCGGTGAAGGTCCCGGAGATCGTGGTGAAGGAGGTCGAGGAGCACGACTATGCCGTCGATGACTCATCGTCGGTCATGCGAATCCCTGTTCCCATTGAAGAAACTCCGCGCTCGGTCGAGGTCGTCACGAGGCAGGTGCTGGACGATCAACGGATCATCCGGTTCAGCGAGGCCCTCCGCAACGTGAGCGGAACGTCCCAATCCAGCACGCAAGGCGGCCAAGGCGGCACCTTCATGATCCGCGGTTTCGCATCGGACCTCAATGTATTCAAAAACGGGTTCCGCGACGACAGCACCTTCAGTTCGCGGGTCCAACGCGACATCATCAACATCGAACGGATCGATGTCGTGAAGGGACCGCCTTCCTACCTGTATGGCCGTTCCGACCCGGGCGGCGTGATCAACCAGATCACGAAAGCGCCGCTCAAAGAAAAATATTATTCCGGAGAGATGATCATCGGCAGCTACGGCCTCTACAGGCCGCAAGTCGATGTGGGAGGACCGCTGAACGAGAGCAAGACATTGACCTACCGGTTCAACGGTATGTACGAGTCGGCCGACAGCTATCGAGACGGCGTGAAAACGGAACGCTTCTTCCTGGCCCCAACATTCGGATGGGATCTGGGGTCGCGTACAACCTTCCGATTCGAAGGTGAATATCTCTACGACAAATCGCCGATCGACCGGGGCTTGGTGGCGTTCGGCAACGGCGTGGCGCCGATTCCCGTCAGCCGATTTCTGGGAGACCCGACCAGGCGCGGCGAAACCCAGCAGGGCAAGGCCACGTTGACCTTCCTGCATCAGTTCAACGAGATGTTTCGATGGCGGACCGCGTTTCGGGCCGCCGTGACCAAGAGCGGCTATTCCAGCCTTGAGTCCAACTTTCTTGATGAGACGACCGGGTTGCTCAACCTGGCTCGATATGAAATCCCGACGACCGTCCAGAGCCATTATCTGCAAAACGAATTGCATGGGACGTTTTCGACCGGTCCCATCAAACACAAGACCATTCTCGGCATCGAGTTGGGACGAGAGGTCTCCTCCGCGCGGGCGTTTGGAGATTTCGGCATACCGGGGAGCTTCATCAATATCTTCAATCCCAGCGACCGACTCTTCATCGATTCGGCCCTCACGAAATTCAGCGACACCAAACAAGTCAACAATATCATTGGCGGATATTTCGGCGACCACATCAGCCTGTTGGACAATCTGCATGTTCACGCAGGAGGACGATTGGATCTGTTCGAACAGAACCTCACCAATCGACCCGATGATTTCACCCCGACCCAAAGCGAATCCAGTCAGACCAACCGGGCTTTCAGCCCCTCGATCGGCGTGGCCTACCTTCCATGGAAGCCGATTACGCTCTATGCCAACTATACGGAGTCGTTCGCGCCTCAGGCCGCAGGCTCGCGAAGCATCAACAATACCCTCTTCAACCCCGAGCGGGGAAAGGCGTTGGAAGGGGGCATCAAACTGCAAGCCTTGGACGATCGGCTGAGGGCGAACATCACAGTGTTCGACATCCGGAAAAAAAATGTGCTGACGGCCGACCCGCTCAACGGCTTCTTTTTCTCGGTCGCGACCGGCCAGCAGCGCAGCAAGGGCATCGAATTCGACATTGCGGGCAGGATTCTTCCCGGATGGGACGTCATCGCGAACTATGCCTACATCGATGCGCGTGTCACGCAGGATCTGTTGTTCCAAGTCGGCAGCCGAGTTCCCAACAGCGCGCTGCATCAGGGAAGTCTCTGGACGACCTATTTTTTCCAGGAAGGGGTCGTGAAGGGATTCGGGGCCGGCATCGGCCTGTACGCACAGGGCAAACGGAACGGGATCTTCCAATGTCAGGACCCCGCCAACTGCCAAGCTCCGTTCGATTTGCCGGGATTTGTCCGCATGGATGCGGCGCTGTACTATCGGAAGCAGGAGATTTTCAACAAGACCAACCTGCTCGCGGCGCTGAATTTCACCAACCTGCTCGACCAGCGCTACTTCACCGGCGCCCAAAATTTCCGAGAGATCGTCTATACCGGCGCGCCGTTCACCATGATCGGTTCGCTCAAATTTGAATTTCACTGA
- a CDS encoding RNA polymerase ECF-type sigma factor has translation MQNGQIMPCLSAFEQHHNDLLRFFTRKLGCRDLAADCTQDTYVHLACMRTTVDVQNPRAFLFRVAANLAVDNLRKMRTRRGTMSVEPPPEDTASSTPSAEDALEAKQRMVQLEAAIDELSPNCRSALLLNRLEGKTHREIARILGVSESMVAKYIVQALKHCRARLEQGEPPARD, from the coding sequence ATGCAGAACGGACAGATCATGCCGTGCCTTTCGGCCTTCGAGCAGCATCACAACGATTTACTGAGATTTTTCACCCGGAAACTGGGCTGCCGCGACCTCGCGGCCGATTGCACGCAGGACACCTACGTGCACCTCGCCTGCATGAGGACAACCGTCGATGTGCAGAACCCGCGCGCGTTTCTGTTTCGCGTGGCGGCCAATCTCGCGGTGGACAACCTGCGCAAAATGCGGACACGCAGGGGCACGATGAGTGTCGAACCGCCGCCGGAAGACACAGCCAGTTCGACCCCCTCCGCCGAAGATGCCCTGGAGGCCAAGCAGCGGATGGTGCAACTGGAAGCAGCCATCGATGAACTATCGCCCAATTGTCGAAGCGCCTTGCTGCTCAACCGGTTGGAGGGCAAAACGCACCGGGAGATCGCCCGGATCCTCGGGGTATCGGAAAGCATGGTGGCGAAATACATCGTCCAGGCGTTGAAACACTGCCGTGCCCGTCTGGAGCAGGGAGAACCACCCGCCCGCGACTGA